The genomic DNA AGCCCTAGCACAAACGATGCTTTACCCGCCTCTTGCTCTGCATCATTAAATTTACGCTTGGCTAAGAACGTCGATAGTCCCATCCCTAGCGCCGGCACCATACCTGCCGCCATGATCGCGGCCATCGGCATATAGGTACCACTCTCAATCAGGCCGACGCCAAAGGTGTACGCCGCTTTGTTGACCGGGCCGCCAAGGTCAAAGCACATCATCGCGCCCAAGACCACGCCAAGGATCACCGCATTGGTCGAGTTCATACCCTGCAAGAAGCTGGTTAAGCTTTCCATGGCAACAGAGACAGGCCCACCCACGACATAGATCATCACCAAACCGGTAAACAAGCTGGCCAACAAAGGGATCACCAGAATAGGTTTAAGGGCTTCCATTGAGGCCGGCAAACTGACTTTGTCCGCCACAAACTTTGCACTGTAGCCAGCGATAAAACCCGCCAGTATTCCCCCTAAAAACCCAGCACCAGTAGACGCGGCAAGCATACCACCAATCAAGCCGGGCGCTAGACCAGGGCGATCTGCAATTGAGAAAGCAATAAACCCGGCCAATACCGGTACCATCAGCGCGAACGCACTGCCGCCACCAATTTGCATTAATGCCGCTGCAAGCGTCCCTTCTTCTTTGAATGCCTCGATACCAAAGACAAACGAGAGCGCGATAGCCAACCCGCCGGCGACGACCAGAGGGAGCATATGTGATACGCCTGTCATCAAGTGCTTATAGACACCTGAACGCTCACCTTGGCTAGCACTGGCGTTCGATGAACTCGCTTGCGTGGTTTGATAGACCTCTGCGTTAGCAAGCGCATCATCGATCGTCTGTGACGCTTTTTTCAGCGCTGTGCCCGTACTGGTTTTGTATAAGCGTTTACCCGCAAACCGGCTCAGGTCGACTTCAATATCTGCCGCGATAAAGACGAGATCCGCCGCTTCAATTTCCTCATCTGTTAATGCATTTTTCGCACCTACCGAACCACGTGTTTCTATTTTGACCTGATAACCTTTCGCTTTAGCCGCTTCTTCAACCGCTTCCGCCGCCATAAAGGTGTGAGCAACTCCGGTAGGACACGCGGTAATACCCACAATGCTGACAGTGCTGCTCTCGCTTTGCGTCTGCGCGTGATAAGGCTGTGCATGATTCGCCACTGCATCCAATACCGCTTGGGTATCGGCCATCACCTCATTCAAACTTGCTTGATAGACAGGCTTGCCGTTAAAGCGATCCGACTCTGTTGGCTCACCGACCAAGAGAACACGGTCAGCGTTTTCAATATCCGATGTCGATACCGCCTGTGTTGGTTGTACACTAGACTGACACTCTATCTGTGCCGTCCATCCTTTTAACATCACGGCCTTTTCTAACAGCCCAGCCGCGATTACGGTATTGGCGACGCCACTTGGGCACGCCGTCACAATCACCAGGTTCATACCTTTTACCCCACTCATGGATTGGTTTTATTACGCGTGCACTGACAGCTCAACAGGCGACACGCTGATTTTTTCGATTAATTGGTTCACGTCTTCATCATTGCGCACACCGACCCCCACTTGGGTAACAGCAAGCGCAGAGATAGCGACCGCGCGACACAGCGCCGCCTCTTTGCTTAGGCCTGCCTGGCATCCTGATACCAGCCCTGCCACTAGAGAATCTCCCGCACCAACGGTACTCACCACAGATTGCGCGGGCGCCACAGCCTTAAGCCAGCCTTCCTTATCACGCCAAAGCACCCCATCGACGCCGCGAGAAATAACCACATTCGCGATCCCCTGGTTAAACAATTGCTCACCGCGTGCCAGCAACACCGCTTGCTCATTACTAATGGGCGCGTTGAGGCATTGAGCCAGTTCAGCTTCATTGGGCTTAACCAACCAAGGGGTTGCCTCAACGGCTGCGCGTAAGGCATGCTGACTGGTATCGACAACCACTTTTTTCCCTGCATCGCGCAAGGTGGTGACCCAAGTGGTCAACTGCTCGGTCGAGACACCGGGAGGTAAACTGCCCGCAAGCACGATCCACTCATGGTGCTCAGCCAGACTAAGCAAGCGCGCCGTCAATGCCTCAATATCGGCCTGTTCAACCGCCATACCAGGAAAATTCAAATCAGTGACACGTCCCGCTTTTTCAACCAACTTGACGTTGGTGCGGCTAACCCCCGGCACACGCAAGAAGTGATCGGCAATGCCGTGCTCGGTAAAAAGGTGGGCAAATGGGTCTTGGTTATCTGTGCCAAGAAAGCCTGACGCTGCGACCGTCGCACCCAAATCCGTTAACACACGTGCGACATTGACGCCTTTTCCCGCCGGGTGCAGTGTATAGTTTTGCACCAAATTGACGTCACCAGGCTGCAACGCACTGACTGAGCCTGTCATGTCGAGTGCGGGATTGAAGGTTACGGTAAGAATGGCACTCATGCGTTCTCTCCCAACCCATCTTTAATGGCATCACCCAGTGCCTCAATCGCTTGTTCGGCGTCGCTTCCTTGGGCGGAAAACTGCAACTGGTGTCCATGTTTCACCCCAAGTGCGATCACTTTCATCAAGCTTTTTGCGTTAACCGGCGCCGACTGGGTGGAAGCATTGGCAACCTGTATATCAGCACTGAATTTTTTCGCCGTATTAACCAACATCGCCCCAGGACGAGCGTGCAAACCATGGGCATTCGTCACCGTATACAGCCCTGTTGGCCCCTCTGTGGTGGGCGCTTCAGACGGCGCCGCTGTATGAGGTTGTGCGGGCGCGGGTTCAGCAGATAAAGCATCAACCAGCGCTTGTGGCGAGTAACGCCCACACGCCTCCAGTTGTTTATCAAGTTTCCATTGCATCAAGGTATTGAGCACAGGAAGGTGCGCACGGTTGTTGGCTGCGACACACCAAAGCGCACTGACCGACTGGGATTGATGAGACAATGACGTCGCAGGCATAACCAACGACAACCCGCTCTGTAGCACACCGTCTCTCACACCGAGCAACCAATGCCCTTCACCAAGGTGCACCGGCTGGCCAGCAACAGCTTGGCTTACGCCATCGCTATCTAAACAATGATGATTTTTGAGCAATCCCGCGCCCACGGCTTGCAAGGTAGTAATATCTGACGCTGGAAAACCGGTTAACACCATGTCGCTGCTAAATGTGAAGGCCTGAGAATCCACCGTTTGTCCATTGAGCAACGCAACCAGCTGCTCTGCCGCCGACGCCGTTTTTAGTTGTTGTTCGATGCCGTCTTGTGACAGCACACGCGTCAACTGACGTAAGATACTCAAGTGTTCATCTGATTTGGCGGCGATACCAATGGCTACGTAAGCGAGGTTTCCCTCTCCCCAGTCAACACCCTGGGGAAAATGAAACACTTGTACCCCTGTTTGTTTAACTTGATCGCGGGTATCCGTTGTGCCATGCGGGATGGCAATACCGTTGCCCAGATAGGTACTGGTTTGGGCTTCACGCGCTAGCATACCGTCTTGATAGCCCGCTTCTACTAGCCCTTTTTGGGTGAGTGCTGCGGCCATGGCTTTGATAGCCTCGTGCTTAGACGCCGCGTGTTGCTGCATATGAATATCGTGTACGTTAAGTGCCAACATGAGGTCGTTCCTCTTTTTTCAGTGCCGCGGCACGGGTTGATGTTGTCGTCGGCCACATCAGTATCACTAAGACATGGCGGACATATTGGTTGGTCGCAAGTCACCGCTCATTGGCAGTGTTTTCGTTTGACTTGCTACATTCGCTTTACCTAAAAACTGAAACGATTCAGCTCTTAGGTAAAGCGAGTGAAATCGCTCCTGGCGTTCGGTCAAAATCTCTTCCACTTATAAGCGCCGGAAGAGATAAGCCGCATCGTCTTTCCAGCATCTTGAGATCAGCCGCCAATAATTGACACAAGCTGAAACCTTTCAGCTTTAAGGCTGAATCGTTTTAGCTTATAATGCAAATATATTTTGGATCTGAAGTGCGTAAACTTTGATCGCATTCACAAAGCCATCAGTAACGATCGGCCTACTTAAGGATCGCTTTATGAAGCTTGATGAAATTGCCCGTCTTGCCGGTGTATCACGCACAACGGCAAGTTATGTGATTAATGGCAAAGCCGACCGTTATCGGATCAGTGAAAAAACGCGAGCACGCGTGATGGCGGTGGTCGAACAACACAATTATCAGCCGAACCGCGCCGCCACAGCCTTGCGCGCGGGTACGACACAAACGCTAGGTTTAGTCGTTCCTGACTTGGCGAACACCAGTTACGCCACGCTGGCAAAACTCTTTGAGCGAAAAGCCCACGATCAGGGCTATCAGGTTATTATCACGGGCTCTGATGACGACCCAGAACGAGAAAAAATAGTGGCTGAGACCCTCGTCTCCAGGAAAATTGATGCGTTAATCGTGGCCTCTTGTTTACCTGCAGATAATACCTTCTACCCCAAATTACAACAGCAAGGCACTCCCATCGTTGCCATTGACCGTGGGCTGGATGCCAACCAATTCGCGAATGTGCTGAGTGATGATGAAAAAGGCGCTTACCAGCTCACCGAGAGGTTAATTGCCCCAACGGATGTCTATCAAGCAGGACTGATTGGGGCCGTCCCATCGCTGGCCATCTCACAAGACAGGGAGAACGGCTTTCGTGGTGCGTTAGCGGCACGAGGCGTAGATGGACAAGTGCGTTACGGCCAAGCTTTCAGCCGTGCTGAGGGACAAAGGCTCATGACTGAGTGGATTGAAGCCGGTGACTTACCCGATGCTTTGCTCACCACGTCCTTCACGCTGTGTGAAGGGGTGCTGGATGCCATCAGGCAAACGGGTATCGCCCCCACTGCACTGTATTTTGCCACCTTTGGTGATAGCCGCATCCTCGATTTTCTTCCTTTTGGCGTGCAGTCTCTCCCTCAACAATTTGAAGCCATTAGCGACGCGGCGCTCAGTCTCGCGGTGTCGGCCGCGCAAGGAGACAACCATCCTGGGGTTATCACGGTTGAACGCCAACCCATATGGCGCCCCCATCAAACACAAGCCTGGGTCGGACTGGGTTAATAGCCGGTCGCTTCCATAAAGCCTCGGCCTGTGGCACTGCCATGCACTTCCACAGGCCCTTCCCAATAGGGAAAACTCAAGTCCATCCAGCTTTGAGGGTTAAGGGGCTGTGTGGTCAAGCTGATGCCCTCACTCGGCACCCTAATCTGCCAACTGACAGGCAGGTTGGCGCCCTCCGCCATCTTGGCATGACTGACCGGCAGCATACGAATATCACCCTGGCTCAGCGTCACGACTCGGCCATCAGGATACAGTAACGATCCAAACATAAACGGCTCCGTGCCGCGTATTTGGGTAACCATTAACGCACGGCCATCATCTAAGTTAAGCCCAAACCAATCCCATCCCGTTTGATTGGCAGCCATCGCACCGCTCGACCACTCCTTATCAAACCAGCCTTTTCCTGTCACGGGAATGGTTTCACCCGCAATGGTCAGCGCCCCCTTGACGGTTAACTGTGGCAAAGAGAAATAATACGAGGCCGACGGCTTAGTGGCATGACGGATACTATATCCTTCTTCACCGTGCTTGACCTGTTGTCCATTTTCGCGCACCTCCAACTTAAAGCCTACTTGCTTACCTTGCGTAGGCCACATTGCACGCACATTGGCAGGAAAAGGTTGTTTACCGCCCTGCCATTGCCAGTCGTCTAGCCAAGCCTGAAAAGGTGACAGCGTCACTCCTGCTTGACCAATCCCGCCACGGGAAAAGCGCTCCGACTCCCATTGTTTATCATCACTCGTGATAGCGACGTGCGCCATATACAGCTGCCGGCTCGCCCATCCTTCTTCACGATCCGGTGCTAATGCGCGGCGAAACAATGTCCATTGCACGCCATACGCGTGTCCATTAGCGTCGGTTAACGTCGCGGTCAAATACCACCATTCAGTGGCAAAGTCTGAGTGTGTCGCCATGTCTTGGGGATAGGTAGGCGTGTGGCCTGGGGTCACTGGGGCAAAGCCACTTTGCGAATCAAAAACGGCAAAATTTCCACTGGGTTCAGGAGACGATGCGGGCTGCTGACCCCACCATACCAGCGCGCCGAGCGCGATGATCACTCCGCCTCCTAACAATGCACGTATCATTTTCCGCTTCCATCGCTGAATCACTTCACTGCCTCTTTTTTACTGCGCATCACGCAACGACGCCGCCGCGGTGCGTTTTAGCATGCGATAAACAGGCCAAGCCCCTGCGACCATAAGCGCCAACATGGACAGCCCGATGGTGGTGGCATAGCTGATCGGGAAGAAGCTCATGGTCATGGTCCACCCAAACGATGCTTTCAGCACAACATGGATCAACATGCCCGCCAGCACAAGCCCCAACGGGATAGCAATCAGCGCACTGGTGAGGCCAAGCAGCACCAACTGTCCTCCCCCGAGCGCAATGAGCTCGCGCCCTGACAGGCCAAGGTAACGTAGCAAGCTATATTGCCGTTGGCGCGATAGCTCGGTCGCCAAGGTCGAAAAGAACAACCCACATATCGCGACAACCAACATCAGTGCACACAAGCTTTCGGTCACAGTAAACGTGCGATCAAAGATACGCATGGCATAACGCATGATATCCGCCTGGTTTTGCACCTGCCCGGTGGTCAGCGAAAAACGGTGATTGATGCGATCAACGAATTGCTCAGTTTGCGTGTCCTGATTCAGGACCACCGCCAGTGATGATCGGCCTTGCTTTAACCATTGTCCCGCATCACTGCGTGTAGACACCACAAGCTGGCCGTAGGGGTTGCCATAATCGTAATAAATTCCCGCGACCTGCCAGCGCTCGCCCATCGGCGCGGGAAGGTTGATGCTCTCCCCCACGCCCACACCAAATTTAGCCGCTAACGCCTCGCTGAGTAATACGGCACGTTCTTGGTGCACTTGTGCCCAATAATCAGGTTGAGCCGCCTTCATCGCCAACGTTTGTTTCTCAGACGGACGGTTTCCTACAGACAGCACTTCAAGCCGCCCTTGGTTTGCCGTCAGCTCACGCCGGTAACTGGTCCAAAATTGCGCCACGTCTTTATTGTTGACCAACCATGTTTCCATCTCATCGAGAGCGGCATGGTTCGGCCGAACATAAACATCCGCAGCCAAGCGCTGCTGCAGCCAAGTTTCAGTGCTGGTGCGAAAACTACCTACCATGGTTTCCATGCCAATATGCGCCGAGATCGCGAGCATAAACGCCATCGCCGCCACACCACGGTAACTTAAGCTTGCCGCGGCATCGGTGAAAAACCATCGCCATCGCGCGCCCGCATAGGCTGCTGCGCTGGCATGAAACAACCAGCCACACAAATAAGGCAGCGCTAAAGCAGCACTTAACATGGTAAAGGCAATCAAGGTAAAGCCTTGCCACTGACTGGTCTCCCAATACGATACACCCCAAGCCGCCACGCCAAGCAGCACCGCTAAAATCGCCTGCACGGCATACTCTCGATGTGTGCCACGCATCAAGGTCATTCGTTGCGATAGGCGCCCTGGCGAGGTGCTGACTAAGCGCACCAGAGGCCAAGCGGATGCCATCGCTGCCCCCAAAATAGCAAGGAGTAAACTGGAGAGTCCCCATTGCCACTGCCAATGCATGACTAAATTGATATCTGCGCCATACAAATCAGACAAGGTCGTAGCAACCGCGGGGAGTAATTGGTTGGCAAGCAACATGCCCAACACATTGCCACTGACCACGCCAAGTAGCACCCAAAGCAATAACTCTGTCGCCATAACACCAGAAAGCTGGCGTCCATCAACGCCGAGCTGCCGAAGGGTACCGACCAAGGGCTGGCGCTGGGTCATGGAAAGGGAAATGGCCTGATAAAAAATAAACAGCCCCACCACAAAGGCCAATAACCCCATTGCGAGCAAATTTAAGTGAAAAGCACGGGTGAGCGGGCCTAGTTGGGTTGATTGGGTTTTGGTCAGCGTCAAGGCTGAGGGTAAATCGTCACGAATCGTTTGTCGTTCCGCTTGAGACAAATCCCCGCATAACACCTCGCTGAACCCAGTACGAGGCGAAAGCTTACGCAGTAGCGCCATATCCGCTACCAAGTAGGTGCCCATACTCAGTGCATCATTATCGATAATACGCAAAGGGCCGATCGGCGGATAATCCAACAACTCAATCATTTGCCCCTCTTCCCAGCCTTTGTGCTCAGCCATGGCTTCTCCTACATAGACAGGATAAGGCACTGAGATGGCATCCATGGGGGATAGTGAGGGGGCGTCATCTGTACCCTGATTCGCGATAAATGGCAGCATCGCGATCGCATCCACTCCCATCAGGTGAATATCGCTAAGTGACGGTGTCACAACATCGAGGCGATCAATCGGCACACATTGCGTTAAGCCTTGACGGCGCAAGCCAATGTAAAAAGCATGCGGCACGCGCTGTGTTCGCTCGGTATGATGAATGCTAAAGGGGTACGGATTACTAAAAAGCTGTGCTCCTTGGCGATAGCTTTGCTGCGCATGCTGGTTTATCGATAACACGCCAACCAGCAACGAGACACCCAGGGTTAACCCAAGCCAGACGAGAAAGACTTGAAACGGATGGCGGCGATAATGCCCCCATAAAGCACTAGCGACGGGCCCGAACACTGAGCACGCCTCCTTGTAACCCCACACTACCTTGCAAATAACTGGCCACGGTATCACTGTGTGTCACCAGTAACAGTCCGGCTTCCTGCTGACTGGTTAGCGTGATAAGCAGGCGCATCACCGCGTCCGCATTGCGCTCGTCCAAACTTCCCGTTGGCTCATCGGCAAGTAGCAGTTTGGGCGACATATATAACGCGCGAGCGATAGCGGCGCGCTGCTGCTGACCACCAGACACTTCTTCTGGGTAACGATTGAGCAATGGCATCAAGTCAAGCTGAGAGACAATTTGTCGCCACAGACAACCGTCTTCTTTTAAGCCTTTTAATTGGCGACAAAAACGAATGTTATCCGCAATAGAGAGAGTGGGAAGCAGGTTAAATTGCTGAAAGATCAGACCGATGTTTTGGCGTCGAAACTGCGTGCGTGCTGCCTCGCTCAATCGGTGAAGAGGGGTATCGTCAAACCAGATCTCGCCACTGTCGGGTTTATCCAGTCCCGCAATCAAATTTAACAAGGTACTTTTACCCGACCCACTTTCGCCCATCAACGCCAATTGGCTGGTCGACGACAGTGACATTGCGGCGCCTTGCAGCACAGGGTGGAAGTCGCTCCCATCCTGATAACCTTTACACAGCCCTTTAATTGCTAACATGCCAATGCACACCCTTATAGTGTCTTAAAAACAGCAATAAACGAGAACTAGGTCACACTGTTTGATTAATTTGGCAATGTACCCCAATTAAGGGGCTGAGAAAAGCGTTAAAACCGGTGGGCAGCTTCCCAATTTATTTTTCGTTTATTCTTAGCCGTCATTAACAAGATTATTTAGCCAAACGCCTGACTTCACCCGAATCAGGGACCCTATCCATTTGACCACTTCTTCCACCCCCAGAAGTGCATAGACCCAATAAACAGGCCATTCAAACACCACTGCGGCGGTCAATACCACAGGAATACCGATCAGCCACTGTGCAACAAAATCTTGCCCTAGGCAGTAGCGCACATCACCACCAGCACGCAGTACCCCAACAATCATTGCCATGGGGATCGTTTTCACGATAATCAACGCACACATCGCCCAGTAAAAGTAAGCCGTGATCTGTGCCGTCTCCCCCGTCAATGCAGGGAAGAAACTTAACACCCAGGGCTGAATCATCAGCATCAAGCAGGCAATCGCCACGCCTGCAATAAAATTAAATATCGCCACCTGCCAAGCTTGATGGTAAGCGGTGTCCGTTTGTTGTGCTCCCAGGTTATTGCCGACCAACACCGCGGCTGC from Salinivibrio kushneri includes the following:
- the fruA gene encoding PTS fructose transporter subunit IIBC, which encodes MNLVIVTACPSGVANTVIAAGLLEKAVMLKGWTAQIECQSSVQPTQAVSTSDIENADRVLLVGEPTESDRFNGKPVYQASLNEVMADTQAVLDAVANHAQPYHAQTQSESSTVSIVGITACPTGVAHTFMAAEAVEEAAKAKGYQVKIETRGSVGAKNALTDEEIEAADLVFIAADIEVDLSRFAGKRLYKTSTGTALKKASQTIDDALANAEVYQTTQASSSNASASQGERSGVYKHLMTGVSHMLPLVVAGGLAIALSFVFGIEAFKEEGTLAAALMQIGGGSAFALMVPVLAGFIAFSIADRPGLAPGLIGGMLAASTGAGFLGGILAGFIAGYSAKFVADKVSLPASMEALKPILVIPLLASLFTGLVMIYVVGGPVSVAMESLTSFLQGMNSTNAVILGVVLGAMMCFDLGGPVNKAAYTFGVGLIESGTYMPMAAIMAAGMVPALGMGLSTFLAKRKFNDAEQEAGKASFVLGLCFISEGAIPFAAKDPMRVIPSCIAGGALTGAISMLIGAKLMAPHGGLFVLLIPNAISPVLMYLAAIAAGTLVTGLVYAVLKPVSQPSPLTAAEQS
- the pfkB gene encoding 1-phosphofructokinase translates to MSAILTVTFNPALDMTGSVSALQPGDVNLVQNYTLHPAGKGVNVARVLTDLGATVAASGFLGTDNQDPFAHLFTEHGIADHFLRVPGVSRTNVKLVEKAGRVTDLNFPGMAVEQADIEALTARLLSLAEHHEWIVLAGSLPPGVSTEQLTTWVTTLRDAGKKVVVDTSQHALRAAVEATPWLVKPNEAELAQCLNAPISNEQAVLLARGEQLFNQGIANVVISRGVDGVLWRDKEGWLKAVAPAQSVVSTVGAGDSLVAGLVSGCQAGLSKEAALCRAVAISALAVTQVGVGVRNDEDVNQLIEKISVSPVELSVHA
- the fruB gene encoding fused PTS fructose transporter subunit IIA/HPr protein produces the protein MLALNVHDIHMQQHAASKHEAIKAMAAALTQKGLVEAGYQDGMLAREAQTSTYLGNGIAIPHGTTDTRDQVKQTGVQVFHFPQGVDWGEGNLAYVAIGIAAKSDEHLSILRQLTRVLSQDGIEQQLKTASAAEQLVALLNGQTVDSQAFTFSSDMVLTGFPASDITTLQAVGAGLLKNHHCLDSDGVSQAVAGQPVHLGEGHWLLGVRDGVLQSGLSLVMPATSLSHQSQSVSALWCVAANNRAHLPVLNTLMQWKLDKQLEACGRYSPQALVDALSAEPAPAQPHTAAPSEAPTTEGPTGLYTVTNAHGLHARPGAMLVNTAKKFSADIQVANASTQSAPVNAKSLMKVIALGVKHGHQLQFSAQGSDAEQAIEALGDAIKDGLGENA
- the cra gene encoding catabolite repressor/activator is translated as MKLDEIARLAGVSRTTASYVINGKADRYRISEKTRARVMAVVEQHNYQPNRAATALRAGTTQTLGLVVPDLANTSYATLAKLFERKAHDQGYQVIITGSDDDPEREKIVAETLVSRKIDALIVASCLPADNTFYPKLQQQGTPIVAIDRGLDANQFANVLSDDEKGAYQLTERLIAPTDVYQAGLIGAVPSLAISQDRENGFRGALAARGVDGQVRYGQAFSRAEGQRLMTEWIEAGDLPDALLTTSFTLCEGVLDAIRQTGIAPTALYFATFGDSRILDFLPFGVQSLPQQFEAISDAALSLAVSAAQGDNHPGVITVERQPIWRPHQTQAWVGLG
- a CDS encoding lipocalin-like domain-containing protein, with the protein product MIRALLGGGVIIALGALVWWGQQPASSPEPSGNFAVFDSQSGFAPVTPGHTPTYPQDMATHSDFATEWWYLTATLTDANGHAYGVQWTLFRRALAPDREEGWASRQLYMAHVAITSDDKQWESERFSRGGIGQAGVTLSPFQAWLDDWQWQGGKQPFPANVRAMWPTQGKQVGFKLEVRENGQQVKHGEEGYSIRHATKPSASYYFSLPQLTVKGALTIAGETIPVTGKGWFDKEWSSGAMAANQTGWDWFGLNLDDGRALMVTQIRGTEPFMFGSLLYPDGRVVTLSQGDIRMLPVSHAKMAEGANLPVSWQIRVPSEGISLTTQPLNPQSWMDLSFPYWEGPVEVHGSATGRGFMEATGY
- a CDS encoding FtsX-like permease family protein, with the protein product MFGPVASALWGHYRRHPFQVFLVWLGLTLGVSLLVGVLSINQHAQQSYRQGAQLFSNPYPFSIHHTERTQRVPHAFYIGLRRQGLTQCVPIDRLDVVTPSLSDIHLMGVDAIAMLPFIANQGTDDAPSLSPMDAISVPYPVYVGEAMAEHKGWEEGQMIELLDYPPIGPLRIIDNDALSMGTYLVADMALLRKLSPRTGFSEVLCGDLSQAERQTIRDDLPSALTLTKTQSTQLGPLTRAFHLNLLAMGLLAFVVGLFIFYQAISLSMTQRQPLVGTLRQLGVDGRQLSGVMATELLLWVLLGVVSGNVLGMLLANQLLPAVATTLSDLYGADINLVMHWQWQWGLSSLLLAILGAAMASAWPLVRLVSTSPGRLSQRMTLMRGTHREYAVQAILAVLLGVAAWGVSYWETSQWQGFTLIAFTMLSAALALPYLCGWLFHASAAAYAGARWRWFFTDAAASLSYRGVAAMAFMLAISAHIGMETMVGSFRTSTETWLQQRLAADVYVRPNHAALDEMETWLVNNKDVAQFWTSYRRELTANQGRLEVLSVGNRPSEKQTLAMKAAQPDYWAQVHQERAVLLSEALAAKFGVGVGESINLPAPMGERWQVAGIYYDYGNPYGQLVVSTRSDAGQWLKQGRSSLAVVLNQDTQTEQFVDRINHRFSLTTGQVQNQADIMRYAMRIFDRTFTVTESLCALMLVVAICGLFFSTLATELSRQRQYSLLRYLGLSGRELIALGGGQLVLLGLTSALIAIPLGLVLAGMLIHVVLKASFGWTMTMSFFPISYATTIGLSMLALMVAGAWPVYRMLKRTAAASLRDAQ
- a CDS encoding ABC transporter ATP-binding protein; amino-acid sequence: MLAIKGLCKGYQDGSDFHPVLQGAAMSLSSTSQLALMGESGSGKSTLLNLIAGLDKPDSGEIWFDDTPLHRLSEAARTQFRRQNIGLIFQQFNLLPTLSIADNIRFCRQLKGLKEDGCLWRQIVSQLDLMPLLNRYPEEVSGGQQQRAAIARALYMSPKLLLADEPTGSLDERNADAVMRLLITLTSQQEAGLLLVTHSDTVASYLQGSVGLQGGVLSVRARR